One genomic window of Garra rufa chromosome 2, GarRuf1.0, whole genome shotgun sequence includes the following:
- the LOC141325752 gene encoding protocadherin-15-like, protein MLQSSVLSFSLVGCRRRRKSVIEEADRQSLIRDFASRAITAHKLCAGNGKLLDKLPKSESSITFLSDERPLTTQNPLFQDGASSSPEPNSEVQRVGGFLGFLDSGVPSPTSPVSQMTSWSLPSRIRGRGRGLYDALRRQALWDPTEWEEQELKAGLKDSREELDADVDQSGRSTETKLSVREQARQFEQQALAERTPRQSRDSYASLDPDDPLLSAIMFSSSPISVGKDIPPCIIITGGDGETPPPIAQKPTPPVLRKFSSSISNYMTVETCEITLEFISDSPESSPSSLTGSSRSFLSPPPLQQDLTPPPTPTPIESPEPPVESSTPTPKLKGILKNTGRSVDNIDVKDSSCDGGSKDSTTVVLKEPDCSQSESDISAQLLNQPITVE, encoded by the coding sequence ATGCTTCAATCTTCTGTCCTTTCATTTTCTCTCGTGGGCTGCAGAAGGCGCAGAAAGTCTGTAATCGAGGAGGCGGATCGACAGAGTCTCATAAGAGACTTCGCCTCTCGTGCTATCACCGCTCACAAACTGTGTGCCGGAAACGGAAAGTTGCTTGACAAGTTGCCTAAGTCGGAAAGCAGCATCACCTTCCTGTCAGATGAACGGCCGCTCACCACACAAAATCCGCTTTTCCAGGATGGAGCGTCAAGTAGTCCCGAGCCCAACTCGGAGGTGCAAAGGGTCGGTGGGTTTTTAGGGTTTTTGGACAGTGGCGTCCCGTCTCCGACCAGCCCTGTCAGTCAGATGACTTCTTGGTCCTTACCATCCCGTATTCGAGGGCGAGGGCGAGGGCTTTACGATGCTCTGCGCCGACAGGCGCTCTGGGATCCCACTGAATGGGAGGAGCAAGAGCTCAAGGCGGGGCTTAAGGACAGCAGGGAAGAACTTGATGCTGACGTAGACCAAAGTGGTCGAAGCACAGAAACAAAGCTGTCGGTTCGAGAACAAGCCAGACAGTTTGAGCAGCAAGCTTTAGCTGAACGGACACCAAGACAGAGCCGTGACTCTTACGCATCTCTAGATCCGGACGACCCATTGCTAAGCGCCATCATGTTCTCATCCAGTCCAATTTCTGTTGGGAAGGACATCCCACCCTGTATTATCATTACAGGGGGTGACGGCGAGACTCCACCACCCATTGCTCAGAAGCCGACTCCACCCGTCCTGAGGAAGTTCAGCTCCAGCATATCCAATTACATGACGGTGGAGACTTGTGAGATCACATTGGAATTCATATCGGACTCTCCGGAAAGTTCGCCATCTTCTCTTACTGGCTCATCCCGCTCTTTTCTTTCTCCTCCACCTCTGCAACAGGACTTAACCCCGCCTCCAACCCCAACTCCCATTGAGTCTCCCGAACCCCCCGTTGAGTCTTCGACTCCTACACCTAAACTAAAAGGGATCCTCAAAAACACGGGCAGATCCGTCGACAACATTGATGTGAAGGACAGCAGTTGCGATGGAGGAAGTAAAGACTCCACGACAGTTGTACTAAAAGAGCCAGActgcagccaatcagaatcaGACATATCTGCTCAGCTCTTAAATCAACCAATCACAGTGGAATGA